One part of the Geoanaerobacter pelophilus genome encodes these proteins:
- a CDS encoding DmsE family decaheme c-type cytochrome, whose translation MRQLSQSIIVFLITIGLVTACAGIKESKPLLPVREYERLIVGRLDAEYVGTDNCVAKCHKHDKITDDFRHSIHGEQIKPETGLPLVNCESCHGPGSLAIEQLDDDPEKNDAEKKKCDTTKFLDIMNLPPQAQSLLCLKCHTAASTPVLALWNASPHAMNDVSCFDCHKLHSGPQQKVSHEAMAELCYSCHPNVKIENNLFSHHPLREKKMACVDCHEVHGSLQDHQLKGATPKDTCTRCHMEKQGPFAFEHGDVTENCSNCHTPHGSSNNAMLSAAMPFLCLQCHGGHAINNTNGVKQLFVNRCTDCHSQVHGSDTPVPAELSPGSLR comes from the coding sequence GTGCGCCAATTGTCGCAGTCGATAATTGTATTTTTAATTACGATCGGTCTGGTTACCGCTTGTGCCGGGATCAAGGAGAGCAAGCCCTTGTTGCCGGTCAGGGAATACGAAAGGTTGATAGTCGGGCGTCTCGATGCAGAGTATGTCGGTACTGACAACTGTGTGGCAAAGTGCCACAAGCATGACAAGATTACCGATGATTTCCGGCACAGCATCCACGGCGAGCAGATCAAGCCGGAAACCGGCCTGCCCCTGGTAAACTGCGAGTCCTGCCATGGCCCGGGAAGCCTTGCTATCGAGCAGCTTGATGACGACCCGGAAAAAAATGACGCCGAAAAAAAGAAATGCGATACCACTAAATTCCTCGACATCATGAATCTTCCTCCTCAGGCCCAGTCTCTGCTCTGTTTGAAGTGCCATACCGCGGCGTCAACGCCGGTTCTTGCCTTGTGGAACGCAAGCCCGCATGCCATGAACGATGTCAGTTGCTTTGATTGCCACAAACTGCATTCCGGGCCGCAACAGAAGGTGAGCCATGAGGCGATGGCGGAACTCTGCTACAGCTGTCATCCCAATGTTAAAATTGAAAATAACCTCTTTTCTCATCACCCGCTACGTGAAAAAAAGATGGCGTGCGTTGATTGCCATGAGGTTCATGGCTCCCTTCAGGATCACCAGTTGAAGGGCGCCACGCCGAAAGATACCTGCACCCGTTGTCACATGGAGAAACAGGGGCCTTTTGCCTTCGAGCACGGCGACGTTACCGAAAATTGTAGTAACTGCCACACTCCCCATGGGTCTTCCAACAATGCCATGCTTTCTGCCGCCATGCCGTTTCTCTGCCTTCAGTGTCACGGCGGCCACGCTATAAACAATACAAATGGGGTAAAGCAACTGTTTGTGAATCGCTGCACTGATTGTCATTCCCAGGTGCATGGCAGTGACACGCCGGTTCCGGCTGAATTAAGCCCGGGATCACTGCGTTAG
- a CDS encoding ABC transporter ATP-binding protein, with protein sequence MLKHGLTHTIFNHDDDVAAIDLDNTKGVDIKIEKLNKFFGKHHVLVDVDLEIKSGETFSIIGPSGTGKSVLLKHIVKLETPDSGRILINGFPIFEGKPADPAQNYRYSMVFQSSALFNSLTVGENVGLWLREKRICKEQRIREIISSKLELVGLEGKQELRTAELSGGMKKRVAIARSLAMNPDLILYDEPTAELDPINTDELANTILQLKKSTKNTTVIVTHDLNFALYISDRIGMMHDGRVIEVGTPREIKSSQNPIVKRFIYTTTKGIAAD encoded by the coding sequence ATGCTCAAGCATGGCCTTACCCACACTATCTTCAATCATGATGATGACGTTGCTGCTATTGACCTGGACAATACCAAAGGGGTTGACATCAAGATCGAGAAGCTGAACAAGTTTTTCGGCAAGCATCATGTGCTTGTGGATGTCGATCTGGAGATAAAGTCCGGAGAGACCTTTTCTATCATCGGCCCATCCGGCACCGGCAAGAGTGTTTTACTGAAGCATATTGTCAAGCTTGAGACCCCGGACAGCGGCCGGATCTTGATCAACGGTTTTCCTATCTTCGAGGGAAAGCCGGCCGATCCAGCGCAAAATTATCGGTACAGCATGGTGTTCCAGTCCTCGGCGCTTTTCAATTCGCTGACCGTCGGCGAGAACGTCGGTCTCTGGTTGAGAGAGAAGCGGATCTGCAAGGAACAGAGGATTCGGGAGATCATCTCGTCAAAGCTCGAACTGGTAGGTCTTGAGGGTAAGCAGGAGTTGAGGACTGCCGAGCTTTCGGGCGGGATGAAGAAGCGGGTGGCCATTGCCAGGTCATTGGCCATGAACCCTGATCTAATCCTTTATGATGAGCCAACAGCTGAACTTGATCCAATTAATACCGACGAGCTTGCCAATACGATCCTGCAACTGAAGAAATCGACGAAGAACACCACGGTTATTGTTACTCACGACCTTAATTTTGCGCTTTACATCTCGGACCGGATCGGGATGATGCACGACGGCCGGGTTATTGAAGTCGGAACGCCTCGTGAAATCAAATCAAGTCAGAATCCTATAGTAAAACGGTTTATCTACACCACAACCAAAGGAATTGCTGCAGACTGA
- a CDS encoding tetratricopeptide repeat protein translates to MIKPTPIIGISWYFPPQGAVIDGRDGRASVSFDGVPVPLENADFKALGGVEPDYDMVGRGIYTALRTNPDCQWNSVYAAWLRDAYPHLLAELASHILMIDHKDVDVLYLDRKINYMKIMALLDPGNPTLAAEIGAACLDRGLRMSSLQQCTVHLYRAEKYLSMAVDKAPTEALPRLNLAEVQYLLGRYQAAALSWEGLYSVLEKAENERLQLRSQRILEGKLPKIPPVDYLEAIGVAFESFQSGDYEECAAILTDVLDDLVFIEDFPMPEVWHHLGLCYQNLAMPKNAAECFEEALKRDPGYADARKALAALAG, encoded by the coding sequence GTGATCAAGCCGACACCCATTATCGGAATATCCTGGTACTTTCCTCCTCAGGGAGCTGTGATTGACGGGAGGGACGGACGAGCATCAGTCAGTTTTGACGGTGTTCCGGTTCCGCTTGAAAATGCCGATTTCAAGGCCCTTGGCGGAGTTGAGCCTGATTACGATATGGTTGGCCGGGGGATTTACACCGCACTTCGTACCAACCCTGACTGCCAGTGGAATTCAGTCTATGCCGCCTGGCTGCGGGATGCCTATCCGCATCTCCTCGCCGAACTCGCAAGCCATATCCTGATGATCGATCACAAGGATGTCGATGTCTTATACCTTGATCGCAAGATCAACTACATGAAGATAATGGCACTTCTTGACCCCGGGAACCCTACTCTTGCCGCTGAGATTGGTGCTGCCTGCCTGGACAGGGGATTGAGGATGTCATCCCTGCAGCAATGCACCGTGCATTTGTATCGGGCTGAAAAATACCTGAGTATGGCTGTAGATAAAGCTCCGACTGAGGCCCTTCCCCGGCTGAACCTTGCCGAAGTGCAGTACCTGCTTGGGAGATACCAAGCCGCTGCTTTGTCCTGGGAAGGGCTCTATTCGGTGTTGGAAAAGGCTGAAAATGAGCGGTTACAGCTCAGAAGCCAAAGAATTCTTGAAGGAAAGCTGCCGAAGATTCCGCCGGTCGATTATCTGGAGGCGATCGGGGTTGCCTTTGAAAGTTTCCAGTCAGGTGACTATGAGGAGTGTGCCGCAATTCTAACCGATGTACTGGATGATTTGGTGTTTATCGAGGATTTTCCGATGCCTGAGGTTTGGCATCACTTGGGGCTATGCTATCAGAATCTGGCAATGCCGAAAAATGCCGCGGAATGCTTTGAGGAAGCGTTGAAGCGTGATCCCGGATATGCCGATGCCCGCAAGGCGCTAGCCGCCCTTGCCGGTTGA
- a CDS encoding acetoin utilization protein AcuC: MPLKTALIYSSRFGNFNLGAEHPFHVQRYQFAFELMRAYGLIDHIGRLFQDYPLIDDQALLGFHSSEYLQKLKEFSATSEPRADFRFGLGDVENPVFEGLYDWALLGTSGTVEAARLVAEEGYDIAFNLAGGWHHAHRSKASGFSYLNDSVIAINSLLARGKRVVYLDIDAHHGDGVQEAFFSDNRVLTISLHESGVYFFPGTGFENEIGTGKGTGYAVNVPLLAHTDDALFMKAFDEVAYPLIAAFDPDVIVTQLGADTFRTDPLTNLEITTHSYSYILRKLKALRIPWVAVGGGGYDNLNVARAWAIAWGIMNSVELSPRLPDSFVRLISSLGYGNKMLLDAMHWAEEDVRIQALDALERSIAQIRKSIFPVLLEAA; encoded by the coding sequence TTGCCTCTCAAAACAGCTCTGATCTATTCCTCTAGGTTCGGAAATTTCAACCTCGGCGCTGAGCACCCTTTCCATGTGCAGCGTTACCAGTTCGCCTTCGAACTAATGCGGGCTTATGGACTTATCGACCATATCGGACGGTTGTTTCAAGACTATCCACTTATTGATGACCAGGCACTGCTTGGGTTCCACTCCAGTGAATATTTGCAAAAACTGAAGGAGTTCAGTGCCACCTCCGAGCCCCGCGCTGATTTCAGATTCGGTCTCGGTGATGTTGAAAATCCTGTGTTTGAAGGGTTGTACGATTGGGCGCTCCTCGGAACATCCGGTACTGTTGAGGCTGCCAGGCTGGTTGCCGAAGAGGGGTATGACATAGCTTTCAATCTTGCCGGAGGATGGCACCATGCCCATCGATCAAAGGCGTCGGGGTTTTCCTATCTCAATGATTCAGTCATTGCGATCAACTCGCTTCTGGCGCGCGGTAAAAGAGTCGTTTACCTCGATATCGATGCTCACCACGGAGACGGTGTTCAGGAGGCTTTTTTCTCGGACAACAGGGTCCTTACCATATCACTCCATGAAAGCGGGGTGTACTTCTTCCCCGGGACCGGCTTTGAGAACGAGATTGGCACCGGGAAGGGCACCGGTTATGCGGTTAATGTTCCGCTCCTTGCCCACACCGACGATGCCCTGTTCATGAAAGCTTTTGACGAGGTGGCCTATCCACTTATTGCCGCTTTTGATCCTGATGTTATCGTTACCCAACTGGGGGCCGATACCTTCAGGACTGATCCGTTGACAAACTTGGAAATAACCACCCATAGTTACTCCTACATCCTCAGGAAATTGAAGGCGTTGCGCATTCCCTGGGTCGCAGTCGGCGGCGGAGGATATGACAACCTTAACGTTGCCAGGGCCTGGGCTATAGCCTGGGGGATAATGAACAGCGTCGAACTGTCTCCTCGATTACCTGATTCATTCGTGAGATTGATCAGTTCTCTGGGGTATGGCAACAAGATGCTGCTCGATGCCATGCATTGGGCAGAAGAAGATGTAAGGATTCAGGCGCTTGATGCCTTGGAACGCAGCATTGCGCAGATCAGAAAATCCATATTCCCGGTGTTACTGGAAGCAGCGTAA
- the gap gene encoding type I glyceraldehyde-3-phosphate dehydrogenase: MRIAINGFGRIGRMVFRAALKEKNIEVVAINDLTDAKTLAHLLKYDSVHGIFAAKVEVKDDAIVVNGKAIKIYKEKDPAALPWKKEKVDVVLEATGLFTDRAKAELHLKAGAKKVVISAPATNEDITIVMGVNSDLYDPKKHNIISNASCTTNCLAPVAKVLHDTFGIEKGLVTTVHSYTNDQNILDLPHKDLRRARAAAMSMIPTKTGAAKAIALVMPDLKGKMDGMAIRVPTPNVSVVDLVVTLKKKTDADKVNAALKKAAKGPLKGILGFEEEELVSIDYNGNPLSSIVDAGSTKVIGDNMVKVLSWYDNECGFSQRVVDLLKLIDSKK; encoded by the coding sequence ATGAGAATTGCAATTAACGGATTTGGCAGAATCGGTCGTATGGTGTTTCGCGCAGCACTCAAGGAAAAAAACATTGAAGTCGTTGCAATCAACGACCTCACCGATGCTAAGACACTGGCCCATCTGCTTAAGTACGACTCGGTTCACGGAATTTTTGCTGCCAAAGTGGAAGTAAAGGATGATGCAATAGTAGTCAACGGCAAGGCGATCAAGATCTACAAAGAAAAAGACCCGGCTGCCCTCCCCTGGAAAAAAGAGAAGGTTGATGTTGTTCTCGAAGCGACCGGCCTCTTCACCGACCGGGCAAAAGCAGAGCTGCACCTGAAGGCAGGCGCCAAGAAAGTCGTGATCTCAGCACCAGCCACCAACGAAGATATTACCATCGTCATGGGCGTAAACAGCGACCTGTACGACCCGAAAAAGCACAATATCATCTCCAATGCTTCCTGCACCACCAACTGTCTTGCTCCGGTTGCCAAGGTTCTGCATGACACTTTCGGCATTGAAAAAGGCCTGGTAACCACAGTTCATTCCTACACCAACGATCAGAATATCCTTGACCTTCCCCACAAGGACCTCCGCCGGGCACGCGCAGCCGCAATGTCGATGATCCCGACCAAAACCGGAGCAGCAAAGGCTATCGCCCTGGTTATGCCTGACCTTAAAGGGAAGATGGACGGCATGGCAATCAGGGTTCCGACCCCGAACGTCTCGGTGGTTGACCTTGTAGTAACGCTCAAGAAAAAAACCGATGCCGACAAGGTCAATGCTGCCCTCAAAAAAGCCGCCAAAGGCCCACTGAAAGGCATTCTCGGCTTCGAAGAAGAAGAACTGGTCTCCATCGATTACAACGGCAATCCACTGTCTTCCATTGTTGACGCCGGCAGCACCAAGGTTATTGGCGACAACATGGTTAAAGTTCTCTCCTGGTACGACAACGAGTGCGGCTTCTCCCAGAGGGTCGTTGACCTCCTCAAACTGATCGACTCCAAGAAGTAA
- a CDS encoding phosphoglycerate kinase, with protein sequence MPIRYIDQLKDLKGKKVFIRVDFNVPQDDKGNITEDSRIVGAVPTIKYALEQGAKVVLASHLGRPKGEKKPKYTMAPASKRLSQLIGKKVIQAPDCFGPEVDKLVDALKPGECLMLENVRFYPGEEKNDAEFARKLANGCDIYVNDAFAVSHRAHASVEAITKVIPTIAAGFLMRNEMTFFDKAMTNPVRPLVAILGGAKVSGKLEVLEKLVNKVDKIVIGGGMAFTFLKAMGYSVGKSLVEDELIVTAKKVMDKAKKRGVTFYLPVDCIVANAFDAKATNFVTTVQEIPEGWMALDIGPASATLFAETLRDAKTVIWNGPMGVFEMDAFARGTFAVAEAVGNCFATTVIGGGDTDAAVNKAGVADKVSYISTGGGAFLELLEGKTLPGVKALDVKSK encoded by the coding sequence ATGCCAATCCGTTATATTGACCAGTTGAAAGACCTTAAAGGGAAGAAGGTATTCATCCGAGTAGACTTCAACGTTCCCCAGGATGACAAGGGCAACATCACCGAAGACTCCCGGATTGTCGGCGCCGTGCCGACCATCAAGTACGCCCTCGAACAGGGCGCTAAAGTGGTCCTGGCATCCCACCTGGGGCGGCCCAAGGGGGAGAAGAAGCCGAAATATACCATGGCTCCGGCATCGAAGCGCCTCTCCCAGCTGATCGGTAAGAAAGTAATCCAGGCCCCTGACTGTTTCGGCCCCGAGGTGGACAAACTGGTGGATGCCCTGAAGCCGGGCGAGTGCCTGATGTTGGAAAATGTCCGCTTCTATCCCGGCGAAGAGAAGAACGATGCCGAGTTCGCCAGGAAGTTGGCCAATGGCTGCGACATCTACGTCAATGACGCCTTTGCCGTCTCCCACCGGGCGCATGCATCGGTCGAGGCGATCACCAAGGTGATCCCGACCATTGCCGCAGGCTTCCTGATGCGTAACGAAATGACCTTCTTCGACAAGGCCATGACCAATCCGGTCCGGCCGCTGGTCGCCATACTCGGTGGCGCCAAGGTTTCGGGCAAGCTGGAAGTGCTGGAGAAGCTGGTCAACAAGGTGGACAAAATCGTCATCGGCGGTGGCATGGCCTTTACTTTCCTTAAAGCCATGGGGTATTCCGTGGGCAAGTCGCTGGTAGAGGACGAGCTGATCGTAACGGCGAAAAAGGTCATGGACAAGGCGAAAAAACGCGGCGTCACCTTCTATCTGCCGGTTGACTGCATTGTCGCCAATGCCTTTGATGCCAAGGCCACCAACTTCGTCACAACTGTACAGGAAATTCCCGAGGGGTGGATGGCGCTCGATATCGGACCAGCCTCGGCAACCCTGTTCGCCGAGACCCTGCGTGACGCCAAGACCGTGATCTGGAACGGCCCCATGGGAGTATTCGAGATGGACGCCTTTGCCCGCGGTACTTTTGCCGTGGCTGAGGCAGTCGGTAACTGTTTCGCCACCACCGTTATCGGCGGCGGCGACACCGATGCGGCGGTCAACAAGGCCGGCGTGGCCGACAAGGTAAGCTACATCTCCACCGGTGGCGGTGCCTTCCTGGAACTGCTTGAAGGCAAGACCCTGCCCGGGGTGAAAGCGCTCGACGTTAAATCAAAATAA
- the tpiA gene encoding triose-phosphate isomerase, translated as MRTPVIAGNWKLFKTADEAATLVSGLIPLVKDTTGVEIVIAPVFTVLDRVSKLTAGTPVKLSAQDCFWEEEGAFTGEISPKMLRDAGCSHVIIGHSERRQYFGETDETVNKKTKAAIAAGLTAIVCVGETLKEREDGIMNDVLKRQVTKGLEGLSSFQAIIVAYEPVWAIGTGKTASDEQAQDAHKYIRQVIKETFGSAPAESTRILYGGSVKPENVKGLMTQPDIDGALVGGASLKADSFGAIVNFGK; from the coding sequence ATGCGGACACCTGTTATTGCGGGGAACTGGAAACTCTTCAAAACTGCCGACGAGGCAGCAACGCTTGTCAGCGGCCTTATCCCGCTGGTAAAGGATACAACCGGTGTGGAAATTGTCATTGCACCGGTATTCACAGTTCTGGACCGCGTATCTAAACTTACCGCAGGAACACCGGTAAAGCTATCGGCCCAGGATTGTTTCTGGGAAGAGGAAGGCGCCTTCACCGGCGAAATTTCCCCGAAGATGCTCCGTGACGCCGGTTGCAGCCATGTCATCATCGGCCACTCCGAGCGGCGCCAGTATTTTGGTGAAACCGACGAGACCGTCAATAAAAAGACCAAGGCAGCTATTGCCGCCGGGCTAACAGCAATTGTCTGTGTTGGCGAAACCCTCAAGGAGCGCGAGGACGGCATCATGAACGATGTCCTCAAGCGTCAGGTCACAAAAGGACTGGAAGGATTGAGTTCATTTCAAGCTATCATTGTCGCCTACGAGCCGGTCTGGGCGATCGGCACCGGCAAAACAGCCAGCGATGAACAGGCCCAGGATGCCCATAAATATATCCGCCAGGTGATTAAGGAGACCTTTGGCAGTGCTCCTGCCGAATCTACGCGGATTCTCTACGGTGGCAGCGTCAAGCCTGAAAACGTAAAAGGGCTGATGACGCAGCCGGACATCGACGGTGCCCTGGTCGGCGGAGCCAGCCTCAAGGCCGATTCATTCGGCGCAATAGTCAATTTTGGCAAATAA
- the secG gene encoding preprotein translocase subunit SecG, with amino-acid sequence MTYVLVFLHVLVCIALIAIVLLQSGKGAEMGASFGASGSQSVFGAGGGNTFMSKLTTGAAIIFMLTSLTLAYRSGHTGSSSVMSGKAAQKAAPAQKPAPMGGMQSPAAPQPQTAPPAMPAAPAPNK; translated from the coding sequence ATGACTTATGTACTCGTATTTTTACATGTTCTCGTTTGTATTGCTCTCATAGCAATTGTCCTTCTTCAATCGGGCAAAGGTGCTGAAATGGGCGCATCTTTCGGCGCCAGCGGCAGCCAGTCAGTATTCGGCGCCGGCGGCGGCAACACCTTCATGAGCAAACTGACAACCGGTGCAGCCATCATCTTCATGCTGACATCCCTTACGCTGGCCTACCGCTCGGGTCACACCGGCAGTTCGTCCGTAATGTCCGGCAAGGCCGCGCAAAAGGCCGCGCCAGCCCAGAAGCCAGCACCAATGGGCGGTATGCAGTCTCCTGCAGCTCCCCAGCCGCAGACAGCACCGCCCGCAATGCCGGCAGCTCCGGCACCGAATAAATAA
- a CDS encoding tyrosine-type recombinase/integrase, translating to MPKRIIPLTDMQVQKVKPNAKEIKLGDGDGLYLLVSPSGGKLWRFDYRYLDRRKTLSIGPYPAISLAKARQLRDDARRLLLDGTDPGTVHSKRAKAEKLKESHAAEQRQADYAANTFEKVAREWHSSRVSEWSATHADRLMRQLERDVFPEIGSRHIAEVTFTDIVALLRKVSIRTLETAHRLKIAFHGTFRYAMMHGLITHNPATDFREVLPTVKPKHMAAPTDPKKAAELLRAIDSFSGSFIVKCAMQLAPLLFCRPGELRHAEWSEIDLERALWSIPAEKMKLKKPHLVPLSNQAIVIFKALQTLTGSGRYVFPCHRSPLRCMSENSVNAGLRRLGFEKEEITGHGFRAMARTMLHEILQFQPDVIEAQLAHAVPDRLGNAYNRTQFIKERTAMMQTWADYLDGLKTGAKVIPLKKAN from the coding sequence ATGCCAAAGCGGATCATCCCCCTTACTGACATGCAGGTACAGAAAGTCAAGCCGAACGCTAAAGAGATCAAACTTGGCGACGGCGACGGACTATATCTTTTGGTTTCCCCCTCCGGCGGCAAGCTCTGGCGTTTCGATTACCGGTATCTTGACCGGCGGAAAACCCTTTCAATTGGTCCTTACCCTGCAATCTCCCTTGCCAAAGCTCGACAGCTTCGTGACGATGCACGGCGGCTGCTCCTGGACGGCACCGACCCAGGCACAGTTCACAGCAAACGCGCCAAAGCAGAAAAACTGAAAGAATCCCATGCTGCAGAACAGCGGCAAGCCGATTATGCCGCCAACACATTCGAGAAGGTAGCAAGGGAGTGGCACAGCAGCAGGGTAAGCGAATGGTCTGCAACCCACGCCGACCGGCTTATGCGACAGCTTGAACGCGACGTATTCCCGGAGATCGGCAGCAGACATATTGCTGAAGTGACATTTACGGATATTGTCGCCTTGCTCCGTAAGGTATCCATCCGCACCCTTGAAACCGCCCACCGGCTGAAGATTGCTTTCCACGGTACATTCCGCTATGCCATGATGCACGGACTTATCACCCACAACCCGGCAACCGACTTCCGGGAGGTCTTGCCGACTGTCAAACCGAAGCACATGGCGGCACCCACCGACCCGAAGAAAGCGGCGGAACTGCTCCGGGCCATTGATTCCTTTTCTGGTTCCTTCATAGTCAAGTGCGCCATGCAGCTTGCCCCCCTGCTCTTCTGTCGGCCCGGTGAACTGCGGCACGCTGAATGGTCAGAAATCGACCTTGAGCGGGCACTGTGGAGCATCCCGGCAGAAAAGATGAAGCTGAAGAAACCCCATCTTGTGCCGCTGTCAAACCAGGCTATCGTCATATTCAAAGCACTGCAAACGCTCACAGGATCAGGGCGCTATGTATTCCCCTGCCACCGTTCACCGCTCCGTTGCATGAGCGAAAACAGCGTCAATGCCGGATTGCGTCGGCTTGGATTCGAGAAAGAAGAGATCACCGGCCACGGTTTCCGGGCAATGGCAAGAACCATGCTGCATGAAATTTTGCAGTTTCAGCCTGATGTTATTGAGGCGCAACTTGCCCACGCCGTACCGGATCGGCTCGGCAATGCCTACAACCGAACGCAGTTTATCAAGGAACGAACCGCCATGATGCAGACGTGGGCAGATTATCTTGATGGACTGAAGACCGGGGCGAAGGTGATACCATTGAAGAAGGCAAACTAA
- a CDS encoding helix-turn-helix transcriptional regulator, producing MQKQKQHQPTEAPPSPSPPATVNPKSLLRLPQVLELIPVSRSAWWAGVKSGLYPAPVKLSANVTCWRASDILEITEGSRHE from the coding sequence ATGCAAAAACAGAAACAGCACCAACCCACCGAAGCACCACCCAGCCCGTCACCGCCTGCCACTGTCAACCCGAAATCACTGTTGCGCCTGCCGCAAGTCCTCGAGCTAATCCCGGTTTCTCGCTCGGCCTGGTGGGCTGGCGTCAAGTCCGGCCTGTACCCCGCGCCGGTGAAGCTGTCTGCAAATGTCACATGCTGGCGGGCATCAGACATTCTGGAGATCACTGAAGGGTCGCGCCATGAATGA
- a CDS encoding toprim domain-containing protein has protein sequence MNDDPYHAISAACSEIGTAPPDYPLLIDSRVHRYHDTMNDRLRQKNGWYVAYNNPDGTTGGTVGSHKLQTSRNWCTTITRAFTLAEKAEFALKQAAARAQAENNRLQRETATASKAASLWIRSHPADPAHPYIIRKGIHPHRARQTGGSLVLDYRDSGGTITTLQFIDGDGGKRFLSNGRVAGSSHRFGPKITDCIILAEGFATGATLHEATGHPVCVCGSAGNIAPVAIGIREKFPAISIIIAGDADPVGSKAANTAAELVGGVVCLPDFDGERGTNGD, from the coding sequence ATGAATGACGATCCCTACCACGCCATAAGCGCGGCCTGCAGTGAGATCGGCACGGCCCCGCCGGACTATCCGCTGTTAATCGACAGCAGAGTACATCGCTACCACGACACCATGAACGACCGGCTCAGGCAGAAAAACGGCTGGTATGTCGCCTACAACAACCCGGACGGCACCACTGGCGGCACTGTCGGCAGTCACAAGCTGCAAACGTCCCGCAACTGGTGTACCACTATCACCCGTGCCTTTACCCTTGCTGAAAAGGCCGAATTTGCCCTCAAGCAGGCAGCGGCGAGGGCACAGGCAGAAAACAACCGTTTGCAGCGAGAAACAGCGACAGCGTCAAAAGCGGCCAGCTTGTGGATACGATCTCATCCGGCCGATCCTGCACACCCCTACATCATCCGCAAAGGGATACACCCCCACCGCGCCCGGCAGACGGGCGGCTCGCTGGTCCTGGATTACCGGGACAGCGGCGGCACCATTACCACCCTGCAATTCATCGACGGGGACGGCGGCAAGCGTTTCCTGTCAAACGGCAGGGTAGCCGGATCGTCGCATCGCTTCGGCCCGAAAATTACCGACTGTATTATCCTGGCTGAAGGTTTCGCCACCGGCGCAACTCTTCATGAAGCGACCGGGCACCCGGTCTGCGTCTGCGGATCAGCGGGCAATATCGCCCCTGTTGCTATCGGCATCCGTGAAAAATTCCCGGCAATCTCGATCATCATTGCCGGTGACGCGGACCCGGTAGGCAGCAAAGCCGCGAACACTGCGGCGGAGTTGGTGGGGGGAGTTGTTTGTCTGCCGGATTTCGACGGAGAAAGGGGCACCAATGGCGACTGA